A DNA window from Thermosynechococcaceae cyanobacterium Okahandja contains the following coding sequences:
- the hslO gene encoding Hsp33 family molecular chaperone HslO, whose protein sequence is MADFLLRATAAAEGIRAVGVITTQLTNEARQRHQLSYVATAALGRTMAAGLILAASFKQPQARVNLRIKGNGPLGVIFADAGADGTVRGYVQRPTVELPPNAKGKLDVGAAVGAQGYLYVIHDLGYGYPYASTVELVSGEIAEDVTYYLATSEQTPSALMLGVFVGEDGVTAAGGLMLQVLPKAANDEHLIATLEERVANLQGFTPLLQAGRTLPDIFQELLGDMDLQILPQRQLVRFHCGCSHERMLGALKLLGEAELKDILATEAKAEATCQFCNAVYWADQPMLEQLIAELATPSV, encoded by the coding sequence ATGGCGGATTTTTTGTTACGGGCAACAGCCGCAGCCGAGGGCATTCGCGCCGTGGGGGTCATCACCACCCAACTGACCAACGAGGCACGGCAGCGCCATCAACTCTCCTACGTGGCCACCGCTGCCCTCGGTCGTACCATGGCAGCCGGACTCATTTTAGCGGCGAGTTTTAAGCAGCCCCAAGCCCGCGTTAATCTGCGGATTAAAGGGAATGGGCCGTTGGGGGTTATCTTTGCCGATGCGGGGGCCGATGGTACCGTGCGGGGCTATGTGCAGCGGCCAACCGTAGAACTGCCCCCCAATGCCAAGGGGAAATTAGATGTGGGGGCGGCTGTCGGAGCGCAAGGCTATCTCTACGTCATTCACGACTTGGGCTACGGCTATCCCTACGCCAGCACCGTGGAACTGGTTTCTGGCGAAATTGCCGAGGATGTGACCTACTACTTAGCCACCTCCGAGCAAACCCCCTCGGCGCTGATGCTGGGGGTCTTTGTGGGGGAAGACGGCGTAACCGCCGCCGGTGGCCTGATGCTGCAAGTCTTACCCAAGGCGGCCAATGATGAGCATCTGATTGCCACCCTTGAGGAGCGGGTGGCCAATTTGCAGGGGTTTACGCCCCTGTTACAAGCCGGTCGCACCCTGCCGGATATTTTTCAGGAGTTGCTAGGGGATATGGACCTGCAAATCCTGCCCCAGCGGCAACTGGTACGCTTTCACTGCGGCTGCTCTCACGAGCGCATGTTGGGGGCACTGAAGCTTTTGGGGGAAGCGGAGCTCAAGGATATTCTGGCCACAGAGGCAAAGGCGGAAGCCACCTGTCAATTTTGTAATGCCGTTTATTGGGCAGATCAGCCTATGCTAGAGCAATTAATTGCCGAGTTGGCCACCCCCTCGGTTTAA
- a CDS encoding phosphoglucomutase/phosphomannomutase family protein has product MASDVLPLAHLRVAEDSPIRFGTDGWRGIIGAEFTFARLQRAAIAAAWVLHRTYGQTGSAPIVVGYDRRFMAEHFAAAVADLLVSAGYEVWLSQVPAPTPAFSWAVKATQAIGALVITASHNPGIYSGLKVKGAFAGSVPPAVTQAIEAQLASGEPPPLGRGSQQYFDPWPSYCAALQQQVNCAPIREAIATGQLHVYADVMHGVAAGGLARLLGVAIPEFRSDRDPLFGGGAPEPIGRYLQQTQAYLKQQPKTAPTVCCVFDGDADRLAVLDGDGQLYTAQEIIPILIDHLAQHSPHRGAVIKSISSSDLITHVAARHGLAVIETPIGFKYIGDRMRAGEPILLGGEESGGIGYGHHIPERDALLSALYVLEAMVTSGRSITAYYQDLQHQTGFYSAYDRIDVVLQDQQQRQHLEHLLATQPPPQVGNSAVVGCTTIDGYKFQLETGGWLLVRFSGTEPLLRLYCQAPSPPEVQAILSQMQAWVKAVLAPAAQP; this is encoded by the coding sequence ATGGCCTCTGACGTGTTACCCTTGGCCCACCTGCGGGTGGCCGAAGACAGCCCCATTCGCTTTGGCACCGATGGCTGGCGTGGCATTATTGGTGCTGAATTTACGTTTGCGCGACTCCAACGGGCGGCGATCGCAGCCGCTTGGGTGTTGCACCGCACCTATGGCCAGACCGGTTCTGCACCCATTGTGGTGGGGTACGATCGCCGCTTTATGGCAGAGCATTTTGCTGCTGCGGTGGCCGATCTCTTGGTGAGTGCTGGGTATGAGGTGTGGCTCTCGCAGGTGCCTGCACCCACCCCCGCCTTTAGTTGGGCCGTCAAAGCAACGCAGGCAATCGGTGCTCTGGTGATCACGGCCAGCCACAACCCGGGCATCTATAGCGGGTTGAAGGTGAAGGGAGCCTTTGCCGGTTCAGTGCCCCCCGCCGTCACCCAAGCCATTGAAGCCCAGCTTGCTAGTGGGGAGCCACCCCCCCTCGGTCGGGGATCGCAGCAGTACTTTGACCCATGGCCGAGCTATTGTGCTGCCCTCCAACAACAGGTGAACTGCGCCCCCATTCGCGAAGCGATTGCCACTGGGCAACTGCACGTCTATGCGGATGTGATGCACGGGGTCGCCGCAGGAGGGTTGGCGCGGCTACTGGGGGTGGCGATACCCGAATTCCGTAGCGATCGCGACCCCTTGTTTGGTGGCGGTGCCCCCGAACCCATTGGCCGGTACTTACAGCAGACGCAGGCATACCTAAAGCAACAGCCTAAAACAGCGCCCACCGTCTGTTGTGTCTTTGATGGCGATGCCGATCGCCTTGCGGTGCTCGATGGCGACGGCCAACTTTATACCGCCCAAGAGATCATCCCCATCTTGATTGATCACCTCGCCCAGCACAGCCCCCATCGCGGTGCCGTCATTAAATCCATTAGTAGCTCTGATCTAATTACCCACGTTGCCGCGCGGCACGGCCTTGCCGTCATTGAAACCCCCATTGGCTTTAAGTACATTGGCGATCGCATGAGGGCGGGCGAGCCAATCCTCTTGGGGGGCGAAGAATCCGGCGGCATTGGCTATGGCCACCACATCCCCGAGCGGGATGCCCTCCTTTCCGCCCTGTACGTTTTAGAAGCAATGGTCACCTCTGGCCGCAGCATCACCGCCTATTACCAAGACCTGCAACACCAGACCGGGTTTTATAGCGCCTACGATCGCATTGATGTGGTTCTACAGGATCAGCAGCAGCGTCAGCACCTCGAACACCTGCTGGCAACCCAGCCCCCACCACAGGTTGGCAACAGCGCCGTCGTGGGCTGTACCACCATCGATGGTTATAAATTTCAGCTTGAGACCGGTGGCTGGCTACTGGTGCGCTTTAGCGGCACCGAACCCCTGCTGCGACTGTACTGTCAAGCCCCCTCCCCCCCCGAAGTACAGGCCATCCTCAGCCAGATGCAAGCTTGGGTTAAGGCCGTGTTAGCCCCCGCGGCCCAGCCCTAG
- a CDS encoding superoxide dismutase, with the protein MAFVQDPLPFDPGALEPYGMSAKTFEFHYGKHHKAYVDNLNKLTQDTELADKSLEDVIRLSYGDAAKVGIFNNAAQVWNHTFFWNSLKPGGGGSPTGDVAARINSAFGSFDEFKSQFKTAAATQFGSGWAWLVLEAGTLKVTKTPNAENPLVHGQVPLLTLDVWEHAYYLDFQNRRPDFIDNFLNQLVNWDFVAKNLAAA; encoded by the coding sequence ATGGCATTTGTACAAGACCCCCTACCGTTTGATCCCGGTGCCCTTGAACCCTACGGCATGTCTGCCAAAACCTTTGAGTTCCACTATGGTAAGCACCACAAAGCCTACGTTGATAACTTGAACAAGCTGACCCAAGACACCGAGTTAGCCGATAAATCCCTCGAGGATGTCATTCGCTTGAGCTATGGCGATGCTGCCAAAGTGGGCATTTTCAATAATGCGGCGCAAGTGTGGAACCACACCTTCTTTTGGAATAGCCTCAAGCCCGGCGGCGGTGGCAGCCCGACCGGGGATGTGGCGGCTCGGATTAACAGCGCCTTTGGCAGCTTTGACGAGTTTAAGAGCCAGTTCAAAACCGCTGCTGCCACCCAGTTTGGCAGTGGCTGGGCGTGGCTGGTTCTAGAGGCAGGAACCCTCAAGGTCACCAAAACCCCCAATGCCGAAAACCCCTTGGTGCACGGTCAGGTGCCTCTGCTGACCCTCGATGTGTGGGAGCACGCCTACTACCTCGATTTCCAAAATCGCCGTCCCGACTTCATTGATAATTTCCTGAATCAACTGGTGAATTGGGACTTTGTGGCCAAAAACCTTGCTGCGGCTTAA
- the coaD gene encoding pantetheine-phosphate adenylyltransferase: MVAVYPGSFDPITLGHLDIIERGTRLFAEVIVAIAHNPQKKALFSVEQRLVQIRAATAHLANVRVDTFNGLTVDYARSQQAKVLLRGLRVLSDFEYELQMAHTNKSLWPEIETVFLTTSNEYSFLSSSLVKEIARFGGNVRHLVPATVAKDLEECFTQNPIRSPQPPA; this comes from the coding sequence ATGGTTGCGGTTTACCCCGGCAGTTTTGACCCGATTACGTTGGGGCATTTGGATATTATTGAGCGGGGGACGCGCCTGTTTGCTGAGGTGATCGTGGCGATCGCCCACAACCCTCAGAAGAAGGCGCTGTTTAGTGTTGAGCAGCGCCTTGTCCAAATTCGAGCCGCAACAGCGCATCTGGCCAATGTGCGGGTGGATACCTTTAATGGCCTGACGGTTGACTACGCGCGATCGCAGCAGGCGAAGGTATTACTGCGGGGGCTGCGGGTACTCTCGGACTTTGAATACGAATTACAAATGGCTCATACCAACAAAAGCCTATGGCCAGAGATTGAAACCGTGTTCCTCACCACATCAAATGAGTATAGTTTCTTAAGTAGTAGCCTAGTGAAAGAAATTGCCCGATTTGGTGGTAATGTTCGTCATCTTGTTCCAGCAACGGTTGCGAAGGATTTAGAAGAATGCTTTACTCAAAACCCGATCAGATCACCACAACCACCGGCATAA
- a CDS encoding biopolymer transporter Tol, with protein sequence MRWIRTFFKRSLPWSRLNRARGLLGIVLLSLLLGCQDLRGFVPPPVNQGAGFNSTAADEFPALSGNGRYLAFGSDRQGQRNLYLYDLQERRFVDLPNLNRPNSSQEQPSLSEDGRFIAYISTERGRPDVFVYDRQTQQPQLLSQAVRGVCRHPSISGDGRYVAYQTSEGGQWNIAIYDRGGP encoded by the coding sequence ATGAGGTGGATACGGACATTTTTCAAACGTTCTTTACCTTGGAGCCGCTTAAACCGCGCTAGGGGGCTGCTGGGGATAGTGCTCCTGAGCCTGTTGCTGGGCTGTCAAGATCTACGCGGATTTGTGCCGCCACCGGTGAACCAAGGGGCAGGGTTCAACAGTACCGCCGCCGATGAGTTTCCGGCCCTCAGTGGCAATGGCCGCTACTTAGCCTTTGGCAGCGATCGCCAAGGGCAGCGGAACCTGTACCTGTACGATTTGCAGGAACGTCGTTTTGTGGATCTGCCCAACCTCAATCGCCCCAACTCCAGCCAAGAGCAACCCAGCCTCAGTGAGGATGGCCGCTTTATTGCCTACATTTCAACCGAGCGGGGACGACCCGATGTCTTTGTCTATGATCGCCAGACGCAGCAACCCCAACTCCTCAGCCAAGCAGTGCGGGGGGTGTGTCGGCACCCCAGCATTAGCGGCGATGGTCGCTATGTGGCCTACCAAACCAGTGAGGGGGGACAGTGGAACATTGCCATTTACGATCGCGGCGGTCCCTAG
- a CDS encoding alpha-E domain-containing protein, which produces MLSRVADAVYWLNRYIERAENIARFVDVNFNMLLDLPGHPGGQWEPLVLTTGDLPFFQEHYGSATAENVIHFLTFDASYPNSIVSCIRAARENAASVREVISSEMWQQVNSFYTMVREAAHAPNQVETASFLEQVKQASHLFAGVMDSTMSHNEAWHFGQMGRLLERADKTSRILDVKYYLLLPSVEDVGSPIDELGWIALLKSASAYEMYRKRGLHRITPAGVAEFLILDAEFPRAIRFCLLQVEKSLYKITGTPAGSWHNRVERHLGRLRSHLDYLTIEDIIEQGMHEFLDSLQQQMNEVDTDIFQTFFTLEPLKPR; this is translated from the coding sequence ATGTTAAGTCGCGTTGCCGATGCTGTCTATTGGCTCAATCGCTACATTGAGCGGGCAGAGAATATTGCCCGGTTTGTGGATGTTAACTTCAACATGCTCCTCGACCTACCCGGCCACCCGGGTGGGCAGTGGGAACCCCTTGTTTTAACTACGGGGGATTTACCCTTTTTTCAGGAGCACTACGGCAGCGCCACGGCGGAGAATGTGATCCACTTCCTCACCTTTGATGCTAGCTACCCCAACTCCATTGTGTCCTGCATTCGCGCCGCCCGCGAAAATGCCGCCTCTGTGCGCGAAGTCATTTCCTCGGAAATGTGGCAGCAGGTGAATTCCTTTTACACCATGGTGCGGGAAGCCGCCCACGCCCCTAATCAGGTGGAAACCGCCAGCTTCCTAGAACAGGTGAAACAGGCCAGTCACCTGTTTGCCGGGGTCATGGATAGCACCATGAGCCACAATGAAGCATGGCATTTTGGTCAAATGGGGCGGTTATTGGAGCGGGCCGATAAGACCTCCCGCATTCTGGATGTTAAGTACTACCTGCTGTTGCCCTCGGTGGAGGATGTTGGCAGCCCCATTGATGAGTTGGGTTGGATTGCGCTACTGAAGTCGGCCAGCGCCTACGAAATGTACCGCAAACGGGGCTTGCACCGCATTACCCCCGCCGGGGTGGCCGAGTTTTTAATTTTAGATGCCGAATTTCCGCGGGCCATTCGCTTTTGCCTATTACAGGTGGAAAAGTCCCTCTACAAAATTACCGGTACCCCCGCGGGCAGTTGGCACAATCGTGTGGAGCGCCACTTGGGTCGCTTGCGCTCCCACTTAGATTACCTCACCATTGAAGACATTATTGAGCAAGGAATGCACGAGTTTTTAGACAGTTTGCAGCAGCAAATGAATGAGGTGGATACGGACATTTTTCAAACGTTCTTTACCTTGGAGCCGCTTAAACCGCGCTAG
- a CDS encoding DUF565 domain-containing protein, producing the protein MQQTRLNTLLDRLGRQIQAQLTNPWRRLATLTIALLFGVFSGLAISSTAGQVGYLDIVASALVAIAAEVISAIFYSDRWQLRRTLLGEVLNAFKFGVLYGLFLVAFLLGS; encoded by the coding sequence ATGCAGCAAACCCGCTTAAATACGCTTCTAGATCGTCTGGGGAGGCAGATTCAGGCGCAGTTAACAAACCCGTGGCGACGGCTGGCCACCCTGACGATTGCCCTGCTCTTTGGTGTGTTTTCGGGGCTGGCCATTTCCTCGACCGCCGGTCAGGTGGGCTACTTAGATATTGTGGCCTCTGCCTTGGTGGCGATCGCGGCAGAAGTCATTAGTGCCATTTTCTATAGCGATCGCTGGCAGTTACGCCGCACCCTCTTGGGGGAGGTCTTAAATGCCTTCAAGTTTGGTGTCCTCTACGGCCTATTCCTAGTGGCCTTCCTCTTGGGCAGTTAA